A region of Curvibacter sp. AEP1-3 DNA encodes the following proteins:
- a CDS encoding GGDEF domain-containing protein produces the protein MEPSQETTGFLARWRASQEANHQVQGEATMESLRRFRGVACFTAPLHAILALVFASYSPPAAHPELAQWARALVDAQLAAFVGVVITGLMTHALLRRRQRANAAAIALQIAISGLYLYFGAHVTLIDLVFNAGAGLASYLMICIMFGVLSLMRPAISVPVFGMTYLVFVSMLEHASVNPLQLTSLHVIAAVAPALALVTAWMNWSQYAKSVLLRRQLKRSNEALVVQQQELAFLADHDALTGLYNRREFIRLAQMELLRATRVPCETAVIMVDLDFFKKINDRYGHPGGDAVLKATAACLNQALRATDTLARLGGEEFIVLLPATGREGALQVATKLRDAVRNAAIAFDGGLIAVTASFGVSSVPAQKHGTVDAIYAAADRALYVAKQLGRDRVEYAAPEASELRP, from the coding sequence TTGGAACCATCACAAGAGACCACCGGATTTCTCGCCCGCTGGCGCGCCTCGCAAGAGGCCAATCACCAGGTGCAAGGCGAGGCCACCATGGAGTCGTTGCGTCGCTTCCGGGGCGTGGCTTGTTTCACTGCACCCCTGCACGCCATTCTGGCGCTGGTGTTTGCGTCCTACTCACCGCCCGCAGCGCATCCCGAATTGGCGCAATGGGCCCGTGCCCTGGTCGATGCCCAACTGGCAGCGTTTGTCGGTGTGGTGATTACCGGCTTGATGACGCACGCGCTGTTGCGCCGGCGGCAGCGCGCCAATGCTGCCGCGATTGCCCTGCAGATTGCGATATCGGGCTTGTATCTTTACTTCGGCGCCCATGTCACTTTGATCGATCTGGTGTTCAATGCCGGGGCCGGGTTGGCCAGCTACCTCATGATTTGCATCATGTTCGGTGTTCTCTCGCTGATGCGGCCGGCCATTTCCGTGCCGGTGTTCGGCATGACGTACCTTGTGTTCGTATCCATGCTGGAGCACGCATCGGTGAACCCCTTGCAGCTCACGAGTCTGCATGTCATCGCAGCGGTTGCTCCGGCTTTGGCGTTGGTCACGGCGTGGATGAACTGGTCGCAATATGCCAAGTCCGTCCTGCTGCGCCGCCAGCTCAAACGTAGCAACGAGGCACTCGTCGTCCAGCAGCAGGAGCTCGCGTTTCTGGCGGACCACGACGCCCTGACCGGGCTCTACAACCGGCGCGAGTTCATCCGCCTGGCGCAGATGGAACTGCTTAGGGCCACCCGTGTGCCATGTGAAACTGCCGTCATCATGGTCGACCTGGATTTCTTCAAGAAAATCAATGACCGCTATGGCCACCCCGGGGGCGATGCCGTGCTCAAGGCCACTGCCGCCTGCCTGAACCAGGCATTGCGCGCCACGGATACGCTGGCCCGCTTGGGAGGGGAAGAGTTCATTGTGCTGCTGCCGGCCACGGGCCGGGAGGGCGCACTGCAGGTGGCCACCAAGCTGCGTGATGCGGTGCGTAACGCTGCCATCGCATTCGACGGCGGGCTGATTGCCGTTACTGCCAGTTTCGGGGTCAGCAGCGTTCCGGCGCAAAAGCACGGCACCGTTGATGCCATTTACGCCGCCGCAGACCGGGCCTTGTATGTGGCCAAACAACTGGGGCGTGACCGCGTGGAGTACGCTGCCCCGGAAGCCTCAGAGCTCCGACCCTAA
- a CDS encoding glutathione peroxidase yields the protein MTRVYDFEAQTIQGKTVSLKEFEGKAMLIVNTASACGFTPQFAGLEDLHKEYGDRGLVVLGFPCNQFGAQDSGSNDEISSFCQLNYGVSFPMMAKIEVNGSDAHPLYQWLVKEAPGLLGTKAIKWNFTKFLIGKDGQVLKRYAPTDTPASLAKDIEAALA from the coding sequence ATGACGCGCGTTTACGACTTTGAAGCCCAGACCATCCAGGGAAAGACGGTTTCACTGAAGGAATTCGAAGGCAAGGCCATGCTGATCGTCAATACGGCCAGCGCTTGTGGCTTCACCCCGCAGTTCGCCGGGCTGGAGGATCTGCACAAAGAATATGGCGACCGGGGATTGGTGGTGCTGGGCTTTCCCTGCAACCAGTTCGGCGCCCAGGACAGCGGCAGCAATGATGAAATCTCTTCGTTTTGCCAACTCAACTACGGCGTGAGTTTTCCCATGATGGCCAAGATTGAGGTCAACGGCAGTGATGCCCATCCGCTGTACCAGTGGCTGGTGAAAGAGGCGCCCGGTCTCCTGGGCACCAAGGCGATCAAATGGAATTTCACCAAGTTCCTGATCGGCAAAGATGGGCAGGTCCTCAAGCGCTATGCGCCGACGGACACACCCGCCAGCCTGGCCAAGGACATCGAAGCCGCCTTGGCCTGA
- the glcF gene encoding glycolate oxidase subunit GlcF has product MQTHLAPEYQNTADGQAAEAILRKCVHCGFCTATCPTYQLLGDELDGPRGRIYLMKQVLEGQEPTRATQMHLDRCLTCRNCESTCPSGVDYGHLVDIGRKLVDAKVPRPAGEKALRWALKEGLPSPLFGPAMKLGQLVRPLLPQTLKNKVPVPQDAGAWPARPHARKALMLAGCVQPAMSPNINSATARVLDAAGIQPVVAPAAGCCGAVKFHLNDQDGGKAHMRANIDAWWPYVEQGVDTLVMNASGCGATVKDYGHILRDDPVYAEKAARISALTKDLSELLPELVPALKPRLQLGADTPALVFHPPCTLQHGQKLKGGVEMHMTALGFAVRVAANEAHLCCGSAGTYSVLNPEISYQLRNRKLGHLAPAAHEVIISANIGCISHLQSGTETAVRHWVEVLDAALSAAP; this is encoded by the coding sequence ATGCAAACCCACCTCGCCCCCGAATACCAGAATACCGCCGATGGCCAGGCCGCAGAAGCTATTCTTCGCAAATGTGTGCACTGCGGCTTTTGCACCGCGACCTGCCCTACCTACCAATTGCTGGGCGACGAGCTGGATGGGCCACGCGGCCGCATTTACCTGATGAAACAGGTGTTGGAGGGGCAAGAACCCACCCGCGCAACCCAGATGCACTTGGACCGCTGCCTGACCTGCCGCAACTGCGAAAGCACCTGCCCCAGCGGTGTGGACTACGGGCATCTGGTGGACATTGGCCGCAAACTGGTGGATGCCAAAGTGCCCCGCCCCGCTGGCGAAAAAGCCCTGCGTTGGGCTCTCAAGGAAGGCCTGCCTTCTCCCCTGTTCGGGCCGGCCATGAAGCTGGGCCAGCTGGTGCGTCCGCTCTTGCCCCAGACCCTGAAAAACAAGGTGCCGGTGCCGCAGGATGCAGGCGCCTGGCCCGCGCGGCCCCATGCGCGCAAAGCCTTGATGCTGGCCGGATGCGTGCAGCCCGCCATGTCGCCCAACATCAACAGCGCCACCGCACGCGTGCTGGATGCGGCAGGCATACAGCCTGTCGTGGCCCCCGCCGCCGGTTGCTGCGGTGCGGTGAAATTCCACCTGAATGACCAGGACGGCGGCAAAGCCCACATGCGCGCCAACATCGATGCCTGGTGGCCCTACGTCGAGCAAGGCGTGGACACCTTGGTGATGAATGCTTCCGGATGCGGCGCCACCGTGAAAGACTATGGCCACATCCTGCGCGATGACCCGGTCTACGCGGAAAAGGCCGCCCGCATCAGCGCGTTGACCAAGGATTTGAGCGAGCTATTGCCGGAACTCGTGCCGGCGTTGAAACCACGCCTGCAGCTTGGCGCTGACACGCCTGCCTTGGTGTTCCACCCGCCCTGTACCTTGCAGCACGGCCAGAAGCTCAAGGGTGGCGTCGAGATGCACATGACCGCATTGGGCTTCGCCGTGCGGGTAGCGGCCAACGAGGCACACCTGTGTTGTGGGTCAGCCGGCACCTATTCGGTGCTGAATCCTGAGATCTCCTACCAGCTGCGTAACCGCAAGCTGGGCCACCTGGCACCTGCGGCCCACGAGGTCATCATCAGTGCCAATATCGGCTGCATCAGCCACCTGCAAAGTGGTACCGAGACCGCCGTCCGTCACTGGGTGGAAGTGTTGGATGCTGCACTGAGCGCCGCACCCTGA
- the glcE gene encoding glycolate oxidase subunit GlcE produces MSQSPDALQSFVDQIRQAAAQRTPLQIRGGGSKDFVGCLQPAALLDTRSLTGVVDYAPSELVVTVAAGTPLSELESLLLAQGQCLPFEPPHFGWSGSASQATVGGMVASGLAGPARASVGSVRDYVLGLKLINGQGERLTFGGQVMKNVAGYDVSRLMAGAMGTLGLITEVSLKVLPLAPSEATLVFPLPQSDALEHLHRWGGEPLPLNASCWVHDASAGQAGRDLLFVRLRGAAAAVEAACGRMLKEVPGERMDKSEAAADWALCRDQKLPFFTGGGQADHVLWRLSVAQTAPVLDLPWPQLVEWHGGLRWLWAPLQAGARLQAAAKAAGGNATVFVAAGADTTGAKCQNHSQSAGQGALLKRLKAAFDPAGIFNPGRLYSDF; encoded by the coding sequence ATGTCCCAATCGCCCGACGCCCTTCAGTCCTTCGTTGACCAGATCCGCCAAGCCGCTGCGCAGCGCACGCCGCTGCAGATCCGTGGTGGTGGTAGCAAAGACTTTGTTGGCTGTCTGCAACCGGCAGCTTTGTTGGATACCCGCAGTTTGACCGGTGTGGTGGACTACGCTCCCAGCGAGCTGGTGGTCACCGTAGCTGCAGGCACGCCTTTGTCAGAGCTCGAAAGTCTTTTGCTCGCCCAAGGGCAGTGCCTGCCCTTCGAGCCGCCGCACTTCGGATGGTCCGGCAGTGCCAGCCAAGCCACCGTCGGGGGTATGGTGGCCAGCGGGCTGGCCGGCCCGGCCCGCGCCAGCGTGGGCAGTGTGCGTGACTATGTGCTGGGTCTCAAGCTCATCAACGGGCAAGGCGAGCGGCTCACCTTCGGGGGCCAGGTCATGAAGAATGTGGCGGGTTACGACGTGTCGCGACTCATGGCAGGCGCCATGGGCACGCTGGGTTTGATCACAGAGGTCTCCCTCAAGGTGCTGCCGCTTGCGCCCAGCGAGGCGACTTTGGTGTTCCCCCTGCCACAGTCGGACGCACTCGAGCACTTGCACCGCTGGGGCGGCGAGCCCCTGCCCTTGAATGCCAGTTGCTGGGTGCATGACGCATCAGCAGGGCAGGCGGGGCGGGATCTGTTGTTTGTCCGGCTGCGGGGTGCTGCAGCGGCTGTGGAAGCGGCGTGCGGTCGCATGCTGAAAGAGGTGCCCGGGGAGCGTATGGACAAGTCGGAAGCCGCTGCAGATTGGGCCTTGTGCCGCGACCAGAAGCTCCCTTTCTTCACTGGAGGAGGCCAAGCTGACCACGTGCTGTGGCGCCTGTCGGTCGCCCAGACTGCGCCGGTGCTGGACCTGCCCTGGCCCCAGTTGGTGGAATGGCATGGCGGCCTGCGTTGGCTCTGGGCGCCCTTGCAGGCAGGCGCACGCTTGCAGGCGGCCGCCAAAGCTGCGGGCGGAAATGCTACTGTTTTTGTAGCTGCTGGCGCAGATACAACGGGCGCCAAGTGCCAAAATCATTCGCAATCTGCGGGGCAGGGCGCTTTGCTCAAGCGCTTGAAGGCTGCATTCGACCCGGCCGGCATTTTCAACCCCGGTCGCCTCTACTCCGACTTCTGA
- a CDS encoding SMP-30/gluconolactonase/LRE family protein: protein MSWQALSDDVFELGESPFWHPTEQQLYWVDIPGKAILRANIYMGFVQRWDMPSEPGCIAPAAKGGLVIALRDGVFRAQEWGGELECIATLPYDTAVIRANDGKCDALGRFWVGTIDEPKAGRAAELFSVDCRTGSATVQRHAGDALTANGLAWSPDNRTVFWSDTPNHLTHAWDYDLASNLLSAHRVWRTYEPKPAGWTFENTDYAGRPDGAAVDVEGNYYAAMFEGRRICKFAADGSLLDSWETPAQCPTMPCFGGEDLKTLYITTARHGRSAAELTQFPLSGAVFFMRVDVAGLPVHFFAD, encoded by the coding sequence ATGAGCTGGCAGGCCCTGAGCGACGACGTGTTCGAACTGGGTGAATCCCCGTTCTGGCATCCAACGGAGCAGCAACTGTATTGGGTGGATATTCCCGGCAAGGCAATTTTGCGTGCCAATATTTACATGGGCTTTGTGCAGCGTTGGGACATGCCCAGCGAGCCCGGTTGCATTGCACCGGCTGCCAAGGGTGGTTTGGTCATCGCCCTGCGCGATGGGGTGTTCCGCGCGCAGGAGTGGGGCGGCGAGCTTGAGTGCATTGCCACCTTGCCCTATGACACGGCAGTGATTCGTGCCAACGATGGCAAGTGCGATGCTCTGGGCCGTTTCTGGGTAGGCACCATCGACGAACCCAAGGCGGGCCGTGCTGCAGAGCTTTTTTCGGTGGACTGCCGCACCGGCAGCGCCACGGTGCAACGCCATGCCGGTGATGCGTTGACCGCCAACGGCCTGGCATGGAGCCCCGACAACCGCACCGTGTTCTGGTCGGATACGCCCAACCACCTCACCCACGCCTGGGACTATGACCTCGCGTCCAACCTCCTGAGCGCACACCGGGTTTGGCGCACTTATGAGCCCAAACCCGCGGGATGGACGTTCGAAAACACGGACTACGCCGGCCGCCCCGACGGTGCCGCCGTGGATGTGGAGGGCAATTACTACGCCGCAATGTTCGAGGGGCGGCGCATTTGCAAATTCGCGGCTGATGGCAGCCTGCTAGATAGCTGGGAGACACCCGCGCAGTGCCCGACCATGCCTTGCTTCGGGGGCGAGGATCTTAAAACGCTGTACATCACCACTGCGCGCCATGGCCGCAGTGCGGCCGAGCTGACGCAGTTTCCCTTGTCGGGAGCGGTGTTCTTCATGCGGGTCGATGTGGCCGGCCTGCCGGTACATTTTTTCGCGGATTGA
- a CDS encoding aldose 1-epimerase translates to MSTPLTLRHGPLRCDICPELGGSIAGMWMNEVPVMRSTQGTELTSVRQSASFPLVPFSNRIGYGQLQWSGTSHPLVKNFDPEPHTIHGIGWERPWTVLESTESFALLAMEHKADAAWPFDFDCSQAFKLEDGALDMSLSVTNQSRTPAPVGLGWHPYFVKRADATVQFAASGRWEMAADKLPTHREPHSGLIQPTAALTVDHCFDGWDGVLTLQDSQLNVTVRSALSRLVVFTTPERDNIAVEPVSHVNNALNLMGATGASAESLGVVTLQPGESFSCSMRVEVRSTQEVQA, encoded by the coding sequence ATGAGTACGCCCCTGACCCTGCGCCATGGACCCTTGCGCTGCGACATCTGCCCCGAACTCGGCGGCTCCATTGCCGGCATGTGGATGAATGAGGTTCCGGTGATGCGGTCTACCCAGGGCACAGAGCTCACGAGCGTGCGCCAATCAGCGAGCTTTCCGCTCGTGCCATTTTCCAACCGCATCGGCTATGGGCAGCTGCAATGGTCCGGCACCAGCCACCCGTTGGTGAAAAACTTTGACCCCGAACCCCACACCATCCATGGCATCGGCTGGGAGCGGCCCTGGACGGTGTTGGAGAGCACGGAGAGCTTTGCTTTGCTGGCGATGGAACACAAGGCAGACGCCGCCTGGCCGTTTGACTTTGACTGCTCGCAAGCCTTCAAGCTCGAAGACGGCGCCCTGGACATGAGCCTGAGCGTGACCAACCAGAGCCGGACCCCCGCGCCGGTGGGGCTGGGCTGGCACCCTTACTTCGTTAAGCGTGCCGACGCGACAGTGCAGTTCGCCGCCAGTGGCCGCTGGGAAATGGCGGCCGACAAACTACCGACCCATCGCGAGCCCCATTCCGGGCTGATTCAGCCGACTGCCGCATTGACGGTGGACCATTGTTTTGACGGCTGGGATGGTGTGCTCACGCTCCAGGACAGCCAACTGAATGTCACCGTGCGATCTGCGCTCAGCCGCCTGGTGGTGTTCACCACGCCAGAGCGCGACAACATCGCCGTGGAGCCGGTAAGCCATGTGAACAACGCGCTGAACCTGATGGGTGCCACCGGCGCCAGCGCAGAGAGCCTGGGGGTCGTCACCTTGCAGCCGGGTGAAAGCTTCAGTTGCAGCATGCGGGTAGAAGTGCGTTCTACGCAAGAGGTGCAGGCATGA
- a CDS encoding ammonium transporter translates to MNMKKLLATLALGMSLLTAGTFALAQTAAPAADAPAATASAPEAAAPAAAPAAAPAAAEAAPAAAPAPVPNKGDTAWMTISTALVLFMTVPGLALFYGGLVRSKNMLSVLMQVFVVTALIYVLWAVYGYTLAFGGDGAFFGTFDKLFLKGITVDSVAATFSKGVVIPELTFVAFQATFAAITCALIVGAFAERIKFSAVLAFCVLWFTFSYLPMAHMVWYWAGPDAITDAASLEKVVAAAGYLWAKGALDFAGGTVVHINAAVAGLVGAYVVGKRIGYGKEPMAPHSLTLTMVGAAMLWFGWFGFNAGSNLEANGLTALAFINTLLATAAATLAWITGEALSRGKASMLGAASGAVAGLVAITPACGFVGPMGSIAIGLIGGFACLWGVNGLKRLLGADDSLDVFGVHGVGGIVGALLTGVFAAPSLGGTGVYDYVANAVGAEYSIGSQVWIQLQGVLVTIVWSAVVAFIAFKLVDLVIGLRVSEEEEREGLDISSHGETAYNR, encoded by the coding sequence ATGAACATGAAAAAACTTCTCGCCACGCTGGCGCTCGGCATGAGCCTGCTGACAGCAGGAACATTCGCCCTGGCCCAAACCGCCGCTCCCGCAGCTGATGCGCCCGCGGCCACTGCCTCCGCTCCTGAAGCCGCTGCACCTGCAGCAGCCCCCGCAGCTGCTCCTGCCGCTGCTGAAGCGGCACCTGCTGCTGCACCTGCTCCCGTTCCCAACAAGGGCGACACCGCCTGGATGACTATCTCCACTGCGCTGGTTCTGTTCATGACAGTTCCCGGCTTGGCTTTGTTCTACGGCGGTCTGGTCCGCAGCAAGAACATGCTGTCCGTGCTGATGCAAGTGTTCGTAGTGACCGCACTGATCTATGTGCTGTGGGCTGTCTACGGATACACCTTGGCTTTCGGCGGTGACGGTGCCTTCTTCGGCACTTTCGACAAGCTGTTCCTCAAGGGCATCACCGTGGACTCGGTGGCCGCTACCTTCAGCAAAGGTGTGGTGATTCCTGAGCTGACATTCGTCGCTTTCCAAGCCACATTCGCAGCCATCACTTGCGCTCTGATCGTGGGTGCATTCGCCGAGCGCATCAAGTTCTCTGCCGTGCTGGCTTTCTGCGTACTGTGGTTCACCTTCAGCTACCTGCCCATGGCTCACATGGTCTGGTACTGGGCCGGCCCTGATGCGATCACTGACGCTGCTTCCCTGGAAAAAGTGGTGGCTGCTGCGGGTTACCTGTGGGCCAAGGGCGCACTGGACTTCGCTGGTGGCACCGTGGTGCACATCAACGCCGCGGTTGCGGGCTTGGTCGGTGCTTACGTGGTGGGCAAGCGTATCGGTTACGGCAAGGAACCCATGGCTCCTCACAGCCTGACATTGACCATGGTGGGCGCTGCCATGCTGTGGTTCGGCTGGTTCGGTTTCAACGCCGGCTCCAACCTCGAAGCCAACGGCCTGACTGCTCTGGCCTTCATCAACACCTTGTTGGCAACTGCTGCTGCTACCTTGGCCTGGATTACCGGTGAAGCTTTGTCCCGCGGCAAGGCCTCCATGTTGGGTGCTGCCTCCGGTGCAGTGGCTGGCCTGGTTGCTATCACTCCTGCTTGCGGTTTCGTGGGCCCCATGGGTTCCATCGCGATCGGCCTGATCGGCGGCTTTGCCTGCCTGTGGGGTGTGAACGGTCTGAAGCGCCTGCTGGGTGCTGATGATTCTCTGGACGTGTTCGGTGTGCACGGTGTTGGCGGTATCGTTGGCGCTTTGTTGACCGGTGTGTTCGCTGCACCTTCTTTGGGCGGTACGGGTGTGTACGACTACGTTGCTAACGCAGTCGGCGCTGAATACTCCATCGGCAGCCAAGTGTGGATCCAGTTGCAAGGCGTGTTGGTCACCATCGTTTGGTCTGCAGTCGTGGCATTCATCGCATTCAAGTTGGTGGACCTGGTGATCGGTCTGCGCGTCTCTGAAGAAGAAGAGCGCGAAGGTCTGGACATCTCCAGCCACGGTGAAACTGCTTACAACCGCTAA
- the glnK gene encoding P-II family nitrogen regulator, whose amino-acid sequence MKLVTAIIKPFKLDEVREALSGMGVQGITVTEVKGFGRQKGHTELYRGAEYVVDFLPKVKIEAAIDDALVERVIEAVEGAARTGKIGDGKIFVYDLEQVVRIRTGETGKEAL is encoded by the coding sequence ATGAAACTCGTGACGGCCATCATTAAACCGTTCAAGCTCGATGAGGTGCGCGAAGCCTTGTCCGGCATGGGCGTGCAAGGCATTACCGTGACCGAAGTCAAAGGCTTCGGCCGTCAAAAGGGCCACACAGAGCTGTACCGCGGTGCAGAGTACGTGGTGGACTTTCTTCCCAAGGTCAAGATTGAAGCAGCGATTGACGACGCTCTGGTGGAGCGCGTGATCGAGGCTGTTGAGGGCGCAGCCCGTACCGGCAAGATCGGTGACGGCAAGATTTTTGTCTACGACTTGGAACAAGTGGTGCGTATCCGTACCGGTGAAACCGGCAAAGAAGCGCTGTAA
- a CDS encoding YifB family Mg chelatase-like AAA ATPase translates to MSLSLVQSRALLGLEAVQVTVEVHLANGLPSFTLVGLADVEVKEARERVRCAIQNSGLEFPNNKRITVNLAPADLPKDSGRLDLPIALGILAASGQIDAGALAGFEFAGELSLSGELRSVRGALAMALALRKTTTCPQLVLPPGNAEEAALVPDSRVIRARHLLDVVHHFAPGGQAKDADGTPLEQDPDGWVRVEAAAPQRANIVPDLADVKGQVAAKRALEIAAAGGHSLLLVGPPGSGKSMLAQRFAGLLPDLDTDEALESAAIGSLCGRFDMQRWGQRPTCSPHHSASAVALVGGGSPPRPGEISLAHHGVLFLDELPEFPRPALEALREPLETGTITIARAARRAEFPARFQLIAAMNPCPCGYLGSSIRACRCTPDQVSRYQGKLSGPLMDRIDLHVEVPALAAEDLLNSPPGESSAALRERSRVARARAVQRQGSSNQALAGQAIDQFVALEPAASKFLQTAAAQLAWSARSTHRTLKIARTIADLAGAESTQLAHVAEAMQYRRVLKAAG, encoded by the coding sequence ATGAGCTTGTCTTTGGTGCAAAGTCGCGCCTTATTGGGGCTGGAAGCGGTGCAAGTGACGGTCGAGGTGCATCTGGCGAACGGTTTGCCGAGCTTCACCCTGGTCGGTCTGGCGGATGTGGAAGTCAAAGAAGCCCGCGAGCGGGTGCGATGTGCCATCCAGAACAGTGGTCTGGAGTTCCCGAACAACAAACGGATCACCGTGAACCTTGCTCCGGCCGACCTGCCCAAAGATTCCGGGCGACTGGATTTGCCGATTGCGCTGGGCATTCTGGCGGCAAGCGGGCAGATCGATGCCGGTGCATTGGCCGGTTTTGAATTTGCGGGGGAGTTGTCACTGTCTGGTGAATTGCGCTCTGTGCGGGGCGCTTTGGCCATGGCACTGGCTTTGCGCAAGACCACGACCTGCCCCCAATTGGTATTGCCGCCCGGCAATGCCGAAGAGGCCGCGCTGGTACCCGACTCCAGGGTCATCCGTGCGAGGCATTTGCTGGATGTGGTGCACCACTTTGCGCCGGGCGGCCAAGCCAAGGATGCCGATGGCACTCCCTTGGAGCAGGACCCCGATGGGTGGGTACGGGTAGAAGCAGCTGCTCCTCAGCGCGCCAACATCGTCCCGGACCTCGCTGATGTCAAAGGGCAGGTAGCCGCCAAACGTGCCTTGGAGATTGCTGCTGCAGGAGGCCATAGCCTCCTTTTGGTTGGCCCGCCAGGCTCTGGAAAATCCATGTTGGCGCAGCGGTTTGCTGGTTTATTGCCGGATCTGGATACTGATGAGGCCTTGGAGAGTGCAGCCATTGGTAGCTTGTGCGGGCGGTTTGACATGCAACGCTGGGGGCAGCGCCCCACCTGCAGCCCGCACCACTCCGCCAGCGCCGTGGCCCTGGTGGGCGGGGGCTCACCTCCACGACCCGGCGAAATCTCGTTGGCGCACCACGGTGTCCTGTTTCTGGATGAACTCCCGGAGTTTCCACGCCCTGCCCTGGAGGCGCTGCGGGAGCCACTCGAAACTGGCACCATCACCATTGCTCGGGCGGCCCGGCGCGCCGAGTTTCCGGCGCGATTTCAATTGATCGCAGCCATGAACCCTTGCCCTTGCGGCTACCTGGGCTCCAGCATCCGGGCCTGTCGCTGCACGCCGGACCAGGTTTCACGCTATCAGGGCAAACTCAGCGGCCCCTTGATGGACCGAATCGACCTGCACGTAGAAGTACCGGCTTTAGCTGCAGAGGACCTCCTCAACAGCCCGCCCGGTGAGAGCAGCGCCGCCCTCCGCGAAAGAAGCCGGGTTGCACGGGCGCGCGCGGTCCAGCGCCAAGGCAGCAGCAACCAGGCTCTCGCTGGCCAAGCCATTGACCAGTTTGTGGCGCTAGAGCCGGCAGCCTCCAAGTTTTTGCAAACTGCAGCAGCACAATTGGCTTGGTCCGCCCGCAGCACACACCGGACCCTGAAAATTGCGCGCACTATTGCGGACCTCGCAGGTGCGGAATCCACCCAGCTGGCCCATGTGGCAGAAGCCATGCAATACCGTCGGGTGCTGAAAGCAGCAGGCTAA
- a CDS encoding tetratricopeptide repeat protein — MSVINKMLRDLDQRSASTLDPVLRSGTRMATKLQANAPANTPGNIAALWGGIGAALLVMGFAAWWWSGPSSSLPVAVSAASAPQEPLQVVTQPTSQPAVVLPPAINAGVALPASSVVPRPDVPVSSKPVVQATTSIPAVPKAGTSTVESAGLKPSTPSNTVSPAPPPVTAATTAAPVAAATPDPVVTAQRQQNATREVLAQAQALYSSGSADAAIQLLQDTLHTAERATPPAPAAIQLQLVRELARMELAQGRAAAVLDLLGRSEPLMAGQPDLWAVRANAAQRLGRHQDALQFYATALQARPAEQRWLLGSAVSQAALGQLVAAADLAEKARAIAPVSKEVLTYLRQQGVALNDKP, encoded by the coding sequence ATGAGTGTGATCAACAAAATGCTGCGGGACCTGGACCAGCGTAGCGCCTCTACCCTCGATCCGGTTTTGCGGTCTGGAACGCGTATGGCCACCAAGCTCCAGGCAAATGCACCTGCGAATACCCCTGGCAACATTGCCGCGCTATGGGGCGGCATCGGTGCTGCCTTGCTGGTGATGGGATTTGCTGCTTGGTGGTGGTCCGGTCCATCCTCTTCTTTACCGGTTGCGGTGTCGGCCGCCTCTGCCCCTCAGGAACCTTTGCAGGTAGTGACTCAGCCCACCTCGCAACCCGCAGTTGTGCTGCCACCTGCCATCAATGCGGGGGTGGCACTGCCCGCGTCCTCTGTGGTTCCACGCCCAGATGTACCTGTTTCATCCAAGCCGGTTGTCCAAGCGACAACGTCAATCCCTGCGGTTCCCAAAGCGGGCACATCCACCGTAGAGTCCGCCGGGCTAAAGCCCTCTACTCCTTCAAATACGGTTTCTCCAGCACCACCACCTGTAACTGCTGCCACGACCGCTGCGCCGGTTGCAGCAGCCACGCCGGACCCCGTCGTCACCGCGCAGCGTCAACAAAATGCGACCCGTGAGGTACTGGCCCAGGCCCAGGCGTTGTACAGCAGCGGTTCGGCGGATGCTGCCATTCAGCTCCTGCAGGACACTTTGCACACGGCCGAGCGTGCCACTCCACCCGCCCCTGCCGCCATCCAGTTGCAACTGGTGCGTGAGTTGGCGCGTATGGAGTTGGCGCAAGGCAGGGCAGCAGCGGTTCTGGATTTATTGGGGCGGTCAGAGCCGCTCATGGCCGGGCAACCAGACTTGTGGGCGGTGCGCGCCAACGCCGCGCAACGTTTGGGTAGGCATCAGGATGCGCTGCAGTTTTATGCCACCGCCTTGCAGGCACGTCCTGCCGAGCAACGCTGGTTGCTGGGGAGTGCAGTGTCCCAGGCAGCTTTGGGCCAGTTGGTTGCGGCGGCAGACTTGGCGGAGAAAGCACGTGCCATTGCGCCGGTCAGCAAAGAAGTACTCACCTACCTGCGTCAGCAGGGGGTCGCTCTCAACGACAAACCTTGA